Within the Deltaproteobacteria bacterium genome, the region CAGTTCATCGTTGTCCTGCGAGTTGTTTTGTACATCGCCATCTTCATCATCTTTCTGGTGGCGCTTGTTATCATCAACAACTCCATGGTCATGGCGACCCTCGAACGTGTAACTGAAATCGGTACCATGCGTGCCATTGGCGCTCAGCAAAACTTCATCATGAAGCTTTTTCTCCTTGAGATTATGATTTTAGGTATCTTCTCAGGCCTGGTTGGTTCTGGCTTTGGTTTCCTAACAATCCAATGGTTAGGACAAGTAGGAATCCCTGCCCCAAGTCGGCAGTTGATTTTCCTCTTCTCAGGACCCAAACTTTTCCCGACCATTGGGTTAGAGCATATCCTCATCGGATTGGCAGTTGTTCTCTCAGTAAGCTTAATCTCCACACTTTACCCGGCACGAATTGCAACCAGAATTGAACCTGTTACCGCAATGCAGGCCAAGGAGTAGCCCATGACAATGTACTTTATCATCGCTTGGCGAAACCTGGTTCAAGCCCGCAGGCGCACCCTACTCTTATCGTTTGCCCTCGCGGCTGTCTCATTGCTTCTGGTCACAAACTTAGCTCTCTCTCGAGGCGTAAGTGATACCATGCTGCGCTCGGCGACCATGCTTGTGGCCGGACACATCAACGTTGCTGGCTTTTATAAAGCAAAGCCTCAAGATGCCTACCCCGTTGTCACTGTACGTGATGAGCTACGTGCTGCCGTCACAGAAATCATCGGTGACCGCGGCTATGTTTTAGACCGTGGCCGAGGCTGGGGGAAAATAGTAAGCGACACCACAACCATTCAAGCTGCAATGGGGTCGATTACCATCGCAGAAGAGCCCCTCCTGCGCGACAAGCTCCAACTCGCCCCTCAAAGCGACTACAAGCCCGAAGGACAAGTTAAGATACTGGGCAGTGTGGATGGACTGAGCGATGACGACACGATTATGATTTTCGCCGGTCAAGCCAAGAAATTAGAAGTGGACGTTGGCGACTCTCTAACCATCACCACCGAAACACTCCAAGGTAAAGTGAACACCCGAGACGTAACTGTCGCCGCCATAGCAAAAGATGTGGGTATTTTATCGATGTGGAACATCTTTGTGCCCAAGCAGGTTCTCAAAGATCTCTACGGTTACAACGATAATACCACGGGTGCAGTTCAGGTTTACCTCAACGAGCCACGGGACGCCGACGACATCCGTGTAGAGTTATCCGACAAGCTTCTTGAAGCCGGGTTTGACCTTATGGAATATATGCCTGCGCCATTTTGGCAAAAGTTCGAAATTGTAAGTGGTGAAGACTGGACCGGCCAGCGCCTAGATTTAACGACTTGGCGTGACGAGATCACTTTTATGACCTGGGCCGTTACCGCGATTGACTCGATATCCATTACGCTTATCGGCATCCTGCTGGTCATCATCATTGTCGGCATTATCAATACAATGTTTATTTCCGTTAGAGAGCGCACACGAGAAATCGGCAGTCTCAGAGCCATTGGTATGCGTCGACGACGTGTACTGATTATGGTTATGACGGAGGCATTCCTACTGGGGCTCTTCGCAAGCACTGCCGGTAGCCTTCTCGGGGCAGGAATTGCAAACACCTTAGACACGGTGGGAGTGCCTATTCCTGAAGGAGCGATGCGAAGTGTTTTGATGAGTGATACCCTCCACCTTGTTGTGGAGTCATCTCAGATCACATCTGCCGTCTTAACCTTTACAATCATCACGATGCTCGCGGCGCTCTTCCCTGCGACTCGAGCAGCCCGGATGCAACCCGTTACCGCCATTCAACACACCAGCTGAGGAATCCATTCTATGCGTTATCTCGTTTTAGTATCTCTCTTATTCACGGCTGGACCCGCTTTTGCGATGTCCGATGCCGAGATGACAAAACTCCTCGTTCAACTCGACAACCGCCAAAAGAACTCAGGGGACTACAAGTCCCTCGCGTTTATCGAGCAAAAAGAAAAAGGTAAAACTGACCTCGTTTACGAAGCCGTGATTTACCGGCGTGATGAACAGGACAAGCTCATGATTATGTTCACTCGCCCCAAAGCAGAAGCTGGTAAAGGATATCTACGAATCGATAAAAACCTCTTTATGTATGACCCGACCGTTGGCAAATGGGAGCGGCGCACTGAGCGCGAGCGTATCGGTGGGACCAACTCACAACGTTCTGATTTTGATGAATCCAGGTTGGCCCTAGAATTCAACCCGAAATATGTTGGTGAAGAAAAGCTGGGGAAATTTAAAGTTCACCACCTCAAGCTCGAAGCCAAAAAAGATGCCGACGTGGCCTACCCCGTTATGGAACTTTGGGTGGATGTGAAGACTTCCAATATCTTGAAGCAGCAAGAAAGAGCTTTATCCGGACGCTTGATGCGAACATCTTACTATCCAAAATGGAACAAGCTCTACAGCCAGAGCAAAGGTGAAGATATTTATTTCCCTAAAGAGATTCGGATTTTTGATGAGATAGAAAAAGGAAAGAGTACTTTAGTGGTCATGCGTAAAGTTGACTTACGAGCGCTCGACGCCAATATCTTCACCAAAGCTTGGCTTGAATCAAAGAGCCGCTAGGAAACCATCTCATGTTGCGTGTCCGTTTCTTTTTACTCACTGCAGGGCTGGTAGCCACCACCTTTTCAACTGCCTACGCCGACGAACCAAGCCGGGATGACGATGTCTTCGATGAGGAAAGCCGTGAAGACGATATGTTCGGGGGCGGAGAAGACTCCGATTCGGATGCTGAAGCCAGACTCGACAATAAACTCGAAGAAAAAGATGACCTCACTCAGATAGGTGGTTTTCTTTATCTACAACTCAATTATTCAACCTACGAGGAGGGTGAGCCTGCAGACTATGCCCTACAAAGCCCCGCGCTCTTTGACCTCTATATGGATAGCCGACCGACCGAACGAATTCGTGCCTATGCGCGAGGCCGTATCGTACAACAACTAACAGCAGGGAGTTCGGCTTTCGATTCGTTTGACTTTGACTTCGCTGATTCACAACCCGCTTCAAACACTCAAGCATCGCTCGACCAGCTTTGGCTAAAGTTTGATATTGCTCGCACGGTTTACGTGACCGTTGGTAAGCAACCTGTTCGTTGGGGAACGGGACGATTCTGGAACCCTACCGACTTTCTCCAGGCTCAAGTTCGCGACCCGCTGGCAGTATTCGATACCCGCCAGGGAGTCTCCCTTCTCAAGCTTCACATGCCATTCGAAGAATTGGGTTGGAATCTTTACGGAGCCATCAACCTCCAGGAACTCGCCACGCCGCGAGATATTGCGGGCGCACTTCGAGCTGAGTTCCTATTCGACACCACCGAAATATCTCTGAGTGCAGCCGCTAGAAATGCCGGCTTGAAACAATTTGGTCTGGATTTCTCTACAGCGTTTTTCGATCTCGATGTTCGCGGCGAAGTCGCAGTAAGCAACAAAGTTCAGACTGCGTTTTTTGAAGGTACACTGAGCGATGACTTCGCAGAATCTATGTTGAATGCAGAATACGACATCG harbors:
- a CDS encoding outer membrane lipoprotein-sorting protein, which codes for MRYLVLVSLLFTAGPAFAMSDAEMTKLLVQLDNRQKNSGDYKSLAFIEQKEKGKTDLVYEAVIYRRDEQDKLMIMFTRPKAEAGKGYLRIDKNLFMYDPTVGKWERRTERERIGGTNSQRSDFDESRLALEFNPKYVGEEKLGKFKVHHLKLEAKKDADVAYPVMELWVDVKTSNILKQQERALSGRLMRTSYYPKWNKLYSQSKGEDIYFPKEIRIFDEIEKGKSTLVVMRKVDLRALDANIFTKAWLESKSR
- a CDS encoding ABC transporter permease encodes the protein MTMYFIIAWRNLVQARRRTLLLSFALAAVSLLLVTNLALSRGVSDTMLRSATMLVAGHINVAGFYKAKPQDAYPVVTVRDELRAAVTEIIGDRGYVLDRGRGWGKIVSDTTTIQAAMGSITIAEEPLLRDKLQLAPQSDYKPEGQVKILGSVDGLSDDDTIMIFAGQAKKLEVDVGDSLTITTETLQGKVNTRDVTVAAIAKDVGILSMWNIFVPKQVLKDLYGYNDNTTGAVQVYLNEPRDADDIRVELSDKLLEAGFDLMEYMPAPFWQKFEIVSGEDWTGQRLDLTTWRDEITFMTWAVTAIDSISITLIGILLVIIIVGIINTMFISVRERTREIGSLRAIGMRRRRVLIMVMTEAFLLGLFASTAGSLLGAGIANTLDTVGVPIPEGAMRSVLMSDTLHLVVESSQITSAVLTFTIITMLAALFPATRAARMQPVTAIQHTS